One part of the Streptomyces nigra genome encodes these proteins:
- a CDS encoding XdhC family protein produces the protein MLDIAEELHRWAGQGRDFAVATVVAVGGSAPRQPGAALAVDAEGTATGSVSGGCVEGAVYELCRQALRDGESVLERFGYSDDDAFAVGLTCGGVIDILVTPVRAQDVVRPVVEAALAAAAAGEAAAVARIVSGPAELIGRALLVRPDGGHEGGFGGHPELDRTVAAEAAAFLDAGRTGTLEIGEQGSRCGQPLTVLVESSVPPPRMIVFGAIDFASALVRVGAFLGYRVTVCDARPVFATKARFPEADEVVVEWPHRYLERTDVDARTVLCVLTHDAKFDIPLLRLALRLPVAYVGAMGSRRTHLDRNERLREAGVTELELARLRSPIGLDLGARTPEETALSIAAEIVASRRGGSGVSLTGAHTPIHHDATSRPAAARIGSVA, from the coding sequence ATGCTGGACATCGCCGAGGAACTGCACCGGTGGGCCGGGCAGGGACGCGACTTCGCCGTGGCCACCGTGGTGGCCGTCGGTGGCAGCGCCCCCCGTCAGCCCGGCGCCGCGCTCGCGGTGGACGCCGAGGGCACGGCGACCGGCTCGGTCTCCGGCGGCTGTGTGGAGGGCGCGGTGTACGAGCTGTGCCGGCAGGCGCTGCGGGACGGCGAGTCCGTCCTGGAGCGCTTCGGCTACAGCGACGACGACGCCTTCGCGGTCGGCCTGACCTGCGGCGGCGTCATCGACATTCTGGTCACACCGGTCCGCGCGCAGGACGTCGTCCGCCCGGTCGTGGAGGCGGCACTGGCCGCCGCCGCGGCCGGCGAGGCGGCGGCCGTCGCCCGGATCGTGTCCGGGCCCGCCGAACTGATCGGCCGCGCGCTCCTGGTCCGCCCGGACGGCGGTCACGAGGGCGGCTTCGGCGGACACCCCGAGCTGGACCGCACGGTGGCGGCCGAGGCGGCCGCCTTCCTCGACGCCGGGCGCACCGGCACCCTGGAGATCGGCGAACAGGGCTCCCGCTGCGGGCAGCCGCTGACCGTGCTGGTGGAGTCCTCGGTGCCGCCGCCCCGGATGATCGTCTTCGGCGCCATCGACTTCGCCTCCGCGCTGGTCCGGGTCGGGGCGTTCCTCGGCTACCGCGTCACGGTGTGCGACGCCCGCCCGGTCTTCGCGACGAAGGCCCGCTTCCCGGAGGCCGACGAGGTCGTCGTGGAGTGGCCGCACCGGTACCTGGAGCGCACCGACGTCGACGCGCGCACGGTCCTGTGTGTGCTCACCCACGACGCCAAGTTCGACATACCGCTGCTGCGCCTCGCCCTGCGCCTGCCCGTCGCCTACGTCGGTGCGATGGGCTCGCGCCGCACGCACCTGGACCGCAACGAACGGCTCCGCGAGGCCGGCGTCACCGAGCTCGAACTGGCCCGGCTGCGCTCGCCGATCGGCCTGGACCTCGGCGCGCGCACCCCTGAGGAGACCGCCCTGTCGATCGCGGCGGAGATCGTCGCGAGCCGGCGCGGCGGCAGCGGGGTCTCACTGACCGGTGCGCACACGCCCATCCATCACGACGCCACGTCCCGGCCCGCGGCAGCCCGGATCGGGTCCGTGGCCTGA
- a CDS encoding lanthionine synthetase LanC family protein, with protein sequence MSHAEAGPMAAGEVEALAVDGLRWLIGTGRETEDGGLGWPVRPSDEAIDPMLYNGTAGVVPVLLEAWRHFGDDVYADTAVRAARALEGFADSWEDDSLYFGRTGIALALRAVHTQLGDARAGAAAARALERVAANFDGERWGELYELMGGNAGIGLGALLAGDDDLAVRAVEPYARTAEPTAAGVRWPFRPEVEGRMHHISHGTLGVVYGLAAVGGATGRSDLLELALAGAADVVARDEDGPDGFLVPHSDPPHFPDVTPRYSYGWCHGPAGDAQVFRLLRDVTGDPVWPALADRCWGTVTRSGLPRRLRPGFWDNDGRCCGTAGVLALAGDRIAERGDSPAFARTLVATLGAHAVRDADGARWSNVEHRATPSDLEPECGWASGSAGIVRELLRHVRIVGGGDPAYAVAWPDQPVARAQATDPIRAAAGRDVAS encoded by the coding sequence ATGAGCCACGCGGAAGCCGGGCCGATGGCGGCCGGCGAGGTCGAGGCGCTGGCCGTGGACGGGCTGCGCTGGCTGATCGGCACCGGGCGGGAGACGGAGGACGGCGGCCTGGGCTGGCCGGTCCGGCCGTCGGACGAGGCGATCGACCCGATGCTCTACAACGGCACGGCCGGGGTCGTCCCCGTACTCCTGGAGGCCTGGCGGCACTTCGGGGACGACGTCTACGCGGACACCGCCGTGCGGGCGGCCCGCGCCCTGGAGGGGTTCGCCGACTCATGGGAGGACGACTCCCTGTACTTCGGCCGCACCGGTATCGCGCTCGCCCTGCGGGCCGTCCACACGCAGCTGGGCGACGCCCGGGCCGGCGCCGCCGCCGCACGCGCTCTGGAGCGGGTGGCCGCGAACTTCGACGGGGAGCGCTGGGGCGAGCTGTACGAACTCATGGGCGGCAACGCGGGCATCGGCCTGGGCGCCCTCCTCGCCGGGGACGACGATCTGGCCGTACGGGCGGTCGAGCCGTACGCGCGCACGGCCGAGCCGACGGCGGCCGGGGTGCGGTGGCCCTTCCGGCCCGAGGTCGAGGGGCGGATGCACCACATCTCGCACGGCACGCTCGGCGTCGTGTACGGGCTGGCGGCGGTCGGCGGGGCGACCGGACGGTCCGATCTGCTCGAACTCGCCCTCGCCGGGGCCGCCGACGTGGTCGCGCGCGACGAGGACGGGCCCGACGGCTTTCTCGTCCCCCACTCCGACCCGCCGCACTTCCCCGACGTCACCCCGCGGTACAGCTACGGCTGGTGCCATGGCCCGGCCGGTGACGCCCAGGTGTTCCGGCTGCTGCGGGACGTGACCGGCGACCCGGTGTGGCCGGCGCTGGCCGACCGCTGCTGGGGCACCGTCACCCGCTCCGGGCTGCCGCGCCGGCTGCGCCCCGGCTTCTGGGACAACGACGGGCGCTGCTGCGGCACGGCGGGCGTCCTGGCCCTCGCCGGCGACCGGATCGCCGAGCGGGGGGACTCCCCCGCCTTCGCCCGTACGCTCGTGGCCACGCTCGGCGCGCACGCGGTACGGGACGCCGACGGCGCCCGCTGGTCCAACGTGGAGCACCGCGCCACCCCGAGCGACCTCGAACCGGAGTGCGGCTGGGCGTCGGGCAGCGCGGGCATCGTGCGTGAACTCCTGCGCCATGTAAGGATCGTGGGCGGCGGCGACCCGGCGTACGCCGTGGCCTGGCCCGACCAGCCGGTGGCCCGCGCTCAGGCCACGGACCCGATCCGGGCTGCCGCGGGCCGGGACGTGGCGTCGTGA
- a CDS encoding SRPBCC family protein, whose product MATFLLQRTVPLPLDEAWRRLTEWPRHGDVVPFTRIRVLTPGPTREGTRFVARTGLGPLGFDDPMDVTLWEPPGDTAPGRCRLEKRGRVMTGWAEIEVRPGPGGRTRAVWHEEVRVRFVPGALDGVVRLAGRHLFGRAMNRLLRTP is encoded by the coding sequence GTGGCCACCTTTCTCCTCCAGCGCACGGTCCCGCTCCCGCTCGACGAGGCCTGGCGCCGTCTGACGGAGTGGCCGCGCCACGGTGACGTCGTCCCGTTCACCCGCATCCGGGTCCTCACCCCCGGGCCCACCCGGGAGGGCACCCGCTTCGTCGCCCGCACCGGGCTCGGCCCGCTCGGCTTCGACGACCCGATGGACGTCACGCTGTGGGAGCCGCCCGGCGACACGGCGCCGGGGCGGTGCCGGCTGGAGAAGCGGGGCCGGGTGATGACCGGCTGGGCGGAGATCGAGGTGCGCCCGGGTCCCGGCGGCCGGACCCGGGCCGTGTGGCACGAGGAGGTGCGCGTCCGGTTCGTGCCGGGCGCGCTGGACGGTGTGGTGCGGCTGGCGGGCCGTCACTTGTTCGGACGGGCGATGAACCGGCTGCTGCGCACCCCCTGA
- a CDS encoding polysaccharide deacetylase family protein → MPSLPKKMKKTWMWLSAAAVVTAAASLVAFDQYVRLDTTSPSTARAQSGAHAPLGSVDCRKAKCVALTFDAGPSEHSAKLLDILEEEKVPATFFLLGKRHIERYPELVRRMADEGHEVANHTWDHKPLTELGADGIREEIERPNKEIAALTGHRPTLMRPPQGRTNNTVHEICRELGMSEVLWSVTAKDYSTDDSALIRQRVLAQTERDGIILLHDLYDGTVPAVPGIIDGLKKRGYVFVTVPQLLAPGKAEPGEVYR, encoded by the coding sequence ATGCCTTCACTGCCCAAGAAGATGAAGAAAACCTGGATGTGGTTGTCCGCCGCCGCCGTCGTGACGGCGGCGGCGTCGCTCGTGGCCTTCGACCAGTACGTCCGTCTGGACACCACGTCCCCCAGCACCGCGCGCGCCCAGAGCGGAGCCCACGCCCCCCTCGGCAGCGTCGACTGCCGCAAGGCCAAGTGCGTCGCGCTGACCTTCGACGCCGGGCCCAGCGAGCACTCCGCGAAGCTGCTCGACATCCTCGAGGAGGAGAAGGTCCCGGCGACCTTCTTCCTGCTCGGCAAACGGCACATCGAGAGATATCCCGAACTGGTCCGGCGGATGGCCGACGAGGGCCACGAGGTCGCCAACCACACCTGGGACCACAAGCCGCTCACCGAACTGGGAGCCGACGGGATACGCGAGGAGATAGAGCGGCCCAACAAGGAGATAGCGGCGCTCACCGGGCACCGCCCCACCCTGATGCGCCCGCCGCAGGGGCGGACGAACAACACCGTGCACGAGATCTGCCGCGAGCTCGGGATGTCCGAGGTCCTGTGGAGCGTGACGGCGAAGGACTACAGCACCGACGACTCCGCCCTCATCCGGCAGCGCGTCCTCGCGCAGACCGAGCGCGACGGGATCATCCTGCTGCACGACCTCTACGACGGCACCGTGCCGGCGGTGCCCGGGATCATCGACGGGCTGAAGAAGCGCGGCTATGTGTTCGTGACGGTCCCCCAGCTGCTCGCCCCGGGCAAGGCCGAGCCCGGCGAGGTGTACCGGTGA
- a CDS encoding PP2C family protein-serine/threonine phosphatase, which translates to MSRAPENGPDHWSRRWIVAAAVLLILIASGLALVDLLGGSKTAWVALLATVPALAATVGGPRTVLCGGLFAGVLGVALGLHHHVPGRFLGMTLAALVITTAACGLTSALRGRRERVLAAVRSVAEAAQHALLQPVPSTVGPFQVAVRYSAAAAEARIGGDLYALVSTPHGVRLIVGDVRGKGLPAVGTAALVVGVFREAAHDEPDLLDVVARIERSLARNLGPDDFVTAVVAGYPRTGELEVVNCGHAPPLLVRDSAVVPVEPDRPAPPLGLRGLSGETPDLHVLPFADGDQLLLYTDGVTEARNHDREFYPLAEGLARRTCDDPADTVTALHGELLHHVGGHLHDDAALLLLRKPVPAEAPAPAPAAPREAGRMGTCFS; encoded by the coding sequence ATGAGCCGGGCCCCTGAGAACGGACCTGACCACTGGTCGCGGCGTTGGATCGTCGCCGCGGCCGTACTGCTGATACTGATCGCCTCCGGGCTCGCGCTCGTGGACCTGCTGGGCGGTTCGAAGACGGCATGGGTGGCCCTGCTCGCCACGGTGCCGGCGCTCGCCGCCACCGTCGGCGGGCCCCGCACGGTCCTGTGCGGGGGGCTCTTCGCCGGCGTTCTCGGGGTGGCCCTCGGCCTCCATCACCATGTCCCGGGCCGTTTTCTCGGCATGACGCTGGCCGCCCTGGTGATCACCACCGCGGCGTGCGGGCTGACCAGCGCGCTGCGCGGACGCCGTGAGCGGGTTCTGGCGGCGGTGCGCTCCGTCGCGGAGGCCGCGCAGCACGCCCTGCTGCAGCCGGTGCCGTCGACGGTGGGCCCGTTCCAGGTGGCGGTGCGCTACAGCGCCGCGGCGGCGGAGGCCCGGATCGGCGGCGATCTCTACGCCCTGGTGTCCACGCCGCACGGCGTGCGGCTGATCGTCGGCGACGTCCGCGGCAAGGGGCTGCCGGCCGTGGGGACGGCGGCCCTGGTCGTCGGCGTGTTCCGGGAGGCCGCGCACGACGAGCCCGACCTGCTCGACGTGGTCGCCCGGATCGAGCGCAGCCTCGCGCGGAACCTGGGGCCGGACGACTTCGTGACCGCCGTGGTCGCCGGGTATCCGCGGACCGGGGAGCTGGAGGTGGTCAACTGCGGGCACGCGCCGCCGCTGCTGGTGCGGGACTCGGCCGTGGTCCCGGTCGAGCCGGACCGGCCGGCCCCGCCGCTCGGTCTGCGCGGCCTGTCCGGCGAGACGCCCGACCTGCATGTCCTGCCCTTCGCCGACGGCGACCAGCTGCTGCTGTACACCGACGGCGTCACCGAGGCCCGCAACCACGACCGCGAGTTCTACCCGCTGGCTGAGGGACTGGCCCGGCGCACCTGCGACGACCCGGCGGACACCGTCACCGCGCTCCACGGCGAGCTGCTGCACCACGTCGGCGGGCATCTGCACGACGACGCGGCCCTGCTCCTCCTGCGCAAGCCGGTCCCCGCCGAAGCGCCCGCGCCCGCACCCGCGGCCCCTCGGGAGGCCGGGCGCATGGGCACCTGCTTCTCCTGA
- a CDS encoding IclR family transcriptional regulator, translated as MGAPSGPTLIGSVQRAFRLLEAMSAHDNGAPAKQLARETDLPLATTYHLLRTLVHDGYVRKLDDGGFVLGDRLGTLRSSGRAQTLLSRVRPALAALRDELSSAAYLTFYEDGEIRVAEIVDGPRAPRVDLWVGFEDAGHATALGKSVLRELDEEARREYLSRHHLADLTPRTITDPPELLRRLDTSPIAPAVTDMEEYALGTVCVAVPVYSGGTLGSLGVSLRADGRARLEDVTALLLPTAERVTRSLSLTI; from the coding sequence ATGGGTGCTCCGAGCGGTCCCACCCTCATCGGCTCCGTGCAGCGGGCCTTCCGGCTGCTGGAGGCCATGAGCGCGCACGACAACGGCGCGCCCGCCAAGCAGCTGGCGCGGGAGACCGATCTGCCGCTGGCGACCACCTACCACCTGCTGCGGACGCTGGTGCACGACGGGTATGTGCGCAAGCTCGACGACGGCGGGTTCGTGCTGGGCGACCGGCTGGGGACGCTGCGGTCGTCGGGCCGGGCGCAGACCCTGCTCAGCCGCGTGCGTCCGGCGCTCGCCGCGCTGCGGGACGAGCTGTCGAGCGCCGCCTACCTCACGTTCTACGAGGACGGGGAGATCCGGGTCGCCGAGATCGTGGACGGTCCGCGGGCGCCGCGGGTCGATCTGTGGGTCGGGTTCGAGGACGCCGGGCACGCGACGGCGCTCGGCAAGTCGGTGCTGCGGGAGCTGGACGAGGAGGCGCGCCGGGAGTACCTGTCGCGGCACCACCTGGCCGATCTGACGCCGAGGACGATCACCGACCCTCCCGAGCTGCTGCGCCGGCTGGACACCTCGCCGATCGCCCCGGCGGTCACGGACATGGAGGAGTACGCGCTCGGCACGGTCTGTGTCGCGGTGCCCGTCTACAGCGGCGGCACGCTCGGCTCGCTGGGGGTGTCGCTGCGGGCGGACGGCCGTGCGCGCCTGGAGGACGTCACCGCGCTGCTGCTGCCGACGGCGGAGCGGGTGACGCGGAGCCTGTCGCTCACTATCTGA
- a CDS encoding SpoIIE family protein phosphatase, whose product MTAGSLESEPGGHGAEPPRPTGLLDVLSVAAVVVDAEGRIVFWTPQAEELFGYSAEEALGTHAARLFIHPEHLPSVTKLFAEVLRTGQSWAGTFPVRHKDGSTRMTEFRNMRLLDDLGDVYALGIAADHSLLQRVETDLALCERLINQSPIGIALVGPDLRFLLVNPALERVDSTPAGEHVGRPLRETLPLSDIDTIEACLRQVITTGTPLLDQYHVGRPPDEPDQERAWSLSFYRLEDPGGRVLGAAISFVDVTERHRAAAAADQARRRLALIAEASTRVGTSLEVERTADELADVATPELADVVAVDVLDAALACRRNRRPENGPELFRALALKSAYPSPALRAADPPGDLAAYEGDRLVTLCVHTARPVLVRHVGAADLPRIGRDAQATELLARAGVHSYLAVPLIAHGEVLGALDLKRTRNPVPFDEDDVVLALELAGRAAVAIDNARWFQSVRNTALTLQRSLLPDHAPHHTGLELASRYQPAQATSEVGGDWYDVLPLEDDKTALVVGDVMGNGIDAAATMGRLRTATCAYADLDLDPGAVLHHLDKITCDLEHYIVTCLYAVYDPRTRQCQVANAGHMPPALSRPGEPPRLLRLPSGAPLGVGGVPFETTTVELVPGDLLVLYTDGLVETRHHSIDDRLDVMLGFLDEPRRPLEETCDLLLYGLRHPDDHDDVALLVARMV is encoded by the coding sequence ATGACAGCCGGATCCCTGGAGTCCGAACCGGGCGGCCACGGCGCGGAGCCGCCCCGGCCGACGGGGCTGCTGGACGTGCTCAGCGTGGCCGCGGTGGTGGTGGACGCCGAGGGGCGCATCGTCTTCTGGACCCCGCAGGCCGAGGAGCTGTTCGGCTACTCCGCCGAGGAGGCGCTCGGCACGCACGCGGCCCGGCTGTTCATCCACCCCGAGCATCTGCCGTCGGTGACGAAGCTGTTCGCGGAGGTGCTGCGGACCGGGCAGAGCTGGGCCGGCACGTTCCCGGTGCGGCACAAGGACGGCAGCACCCGGATGACGGAGTTCCGCAACATGCGGCTGCTGGACGACCTCGGGGACGTGTACGCGCTCGGCATCGCGGCGGACCACTCGCTGCTCCAGCGGGTCGAGACGGATCTGGCGCTGTGCGAGCGGCTGATCAACCAGTCCCCCATCGGGATCGCGCTCGTCGGCCCGGATCTGCGGTTCCTGCTGGTGAACCCGGCGCTGGAGCGGGTCGACAGCACCCCGGCCGGCGAGCATGTCGGCCGCCCGCTGCGGGAGACGCTGCCGCTGTCGGACATCGACACCATCGAGGCGTGTCTGCGGCAGGTGATCACCACCGGGACGCCGCTGCTGGACCAGTACCACGTGGGCCGTCCGCCGGACGAGCCCGATCAGGAGCGGGCCTGGTCGCTGTCGTTCTACCGGCTGGAGGACCCGGGCGGGCGGGTGCTGGGCGCGGCCATCTCGTTCGTCGACGTCACCGAGCGGCACCGGGCGGCCGCGGCGGCCGATCAGGCCCGGCGGCGCCTCGCGCTGATCGCGGAGGCGTCGACGCGCGTCGGCACCTCGCTCGAGGTGGAGCGGACCGCCGACGAGCTGGCGGACGTGGCCACGCCCGAGCTGGCCGACGTGGTCGCCGTGGACGTGCTGGACGCGGCGCTCGCGTGCCGCCGCAACCGCCGGCCGGAGAACGGCCCGGAGCTGTTCCGCGCCCTCGCGCTGAAGTCGGCGTATCCGAGCCCCGCGCTGCGGGCCGCCGACCCGCCGGGTGATCTCGCCGCGTACGAGGGCGACCGGCTGGTCACGCTGTGCGTGCACACGGCGCGGCCGGTGCTGGTGCGGCACGTGGGCGCGGCGGATCTGCCGCGGATCGGCCGGGACGCGCAGGCCACCGAGCTGTTGGCGCGGGCGGGGGTGCACTCGTACCTGGCGGTGCCGCTGATCGCGCACGGCGAGGTGCTGGGCGCGCTCGATCTGAAGCGGACCCGCAATCCGGTGCCGTTCGACGAGGACGACGTGGTCCTCGCCCTCGAGCTGGCCGGCCGGGCCGCCGTGGCCATCGACAACGCGCGCTGGTTCCAGAGCGTGCGCAACACGGCGCTCACCCTGCAGCGCAGCCTGCTGCCCGACCACGCGCCGCACCACACGGGTCTGGAGCTGGCCTCCCGCTACCAGCCGGCGCAGGCGACCAGCGAGGTCGGCGGCGACTGGTACGACGTGCTGCCGCTGGAGGACGACAAGACCGCCCTGGTCGTCGGGGACGTGATGGGCAACGGCATCGACGCGGCCGCCACCATGGGCCGGCTGCGCACCGCGACCTGCGCGTACGCGGACCTCGACCTCGATCCCGGCGCGGTGCTCCACCACCTGGACAAGATCACCTGCGATCTGGAGCACTACATCGTCACCTGTCTGTACGCGGTCTACGATCCGCGCACCCGGCAGTGCCAGGTCGCGAACGCCGGGCACATGCCGCCCGCGCTGTCCCGGCCCGGGGAGCCGCCGCGGCTGCTGCGGCTGCCGTCGGGCGCTCCGCTGGGGGTGGGGGGTGTGCCGTTCGAGACGACCACGGTCGAGCTGGTGCCGGGCGATCTGCTGGTCCTGTACACGGACGGGCTGGTGGAGACGCGGCACCACTCCATCGACGACCGGCTGGATGTGATGCTCGGCTTCCTGGACGAGCCGCGCCGGCCCCTGGAGGAGACCTGCGACCTGCTCCTGTACGGCCTGCGCCACCCGGACGATCACGACGACGTGGCGCTGCTGGTGGCCCGGATGGTGTGA
- a CDS encoding SpoIIE family protein phosphatase: MDAPRDNQDSPRAEALREPIDAAGDAAAVVSRDGLVIAWTRAAEELLGLPADAVVGTPGLRLLATPGDRARAAAVAERCRSGSGWSGRFPVRHRDGHPLDVDVRVSPGFRVGHEECYLVSARDRPPQWVVGESVLNGFLTRSPVGMAVLDTQLRYVWLNDTLERLGGVPRGQRLGRRLGDLLPGLEAETIEGLMSKVLETGSPVTDYEYVGWSWADPHRQRAYSTSFFPLVDPDDTVSGVCYVVLDITERWTARRLLTLVNEAGTRIGTTLDVLSTAQELADFAVPAFADFVAVDLLEPVLSTEGHGAWLTDAGPVLVGAAMRRAGLRSVREGSPEAAAQVGDRVDFVPPPHDEHLLTEGAPVLIPVLDPFDSRWAAEQPRRAASMRAYGLHSLICVPMRARDTALGLVTFLRSRNTASFRPDDVLVAQELVDRTAICVDNARRYTREHTAAVTLQRSLLPQALTGGTAVEVASAYRPADPTDGVGGDWFDVIPLSGARVGLVVGDVVGHGIAAAAAMGRLRTAVQTLADMELPPDELLAHLDDLVLRLSEEQPGNGTGAADRGSAGFLGATCLYAVYDPVTRRCTMARAGHPPPVVVAPDGQVSYPEPPAGPPLGLGGLAFESAEIELAEHSLLGLYTNGLVESETVDVDSGMARLGDLLARPDLDLDALCSSAVRDLVPGQQSDDIALLLARTHALAAENVVSWDVPVDPAAVADVRARVTRQMAAWHLDDLAMTTELIVSELVTNAIRYAEPPLRLRLLHDSRLTCEVADASSTAPRLRHARSTDEGGRGLFLVAQLAHRWGARYTPEGKIIWAEQELP, from the coding sequence ATGGACGCTCCGCGAGACAACCAGGACAGCCCCCGGGCCGAGGCCCTGCGGGAGCCCATCGACGCGGCCGGCGACGCCGCCGCCGTGGTCTCCCGGGACGGCCTGGTCATCGCCTGGACCCGGGCCGCCGAGGAACTGCTCGGCCTCCCCGCGGACGCGGTCGTCGGCACCCCCGGGCTGCGCCTGCTGGCGACACCCGGCGACCGGGCGCGGGCGGCCGCCGTCGCCGAACGCTGCCGGTCCGGCTCGGGCTGGAGCGGCCGGTTCCCGGTACGGCACCGCGACGGGCACCCCCTGGACGTCGACGTACGGGTCTCCCCGGGCTTCCGCGTCGGCCACGAGGAGTGCTATCTCGTCTCGGCCCGCGACCGGCCGCCGCAGTGGGTCGTCGGCGAGTCCGTGCTGAACGGCTTCCTGACCCGCTCGCCCGTCGGCATGGCCGTCCTCGACACACAGCTGCGCTACGTCTGGCTGAACGACACCCTGGAGCGCCTCGGCGGGGTCCCGCGCGGACAGCGGCTCGGCCGCCGCCTCGGCGACCTGCTGCCCGGCCTGGAGGCGGAGACCATCGAGGGCCTGATGAGCAAGGTCCTGGAGACCGGGTCCCCGGTCACCGACTACGAGTACGTGGGCTGGAGCTGGGCCGACCCGCACCGCCAGCGGGCCTACTCGACGTCGTTCTTCCCGCTCGTCGACCCCGACGACACCGTCAGCGGCGTCTGCTACGTGGTCCTGGACATCACCGAGCGGTGGACCGCCCGCCGACTGCTCACCCTCGTCAACGAGGCCGGCACCCGGATCGGCACCACCCTCGACGTGCTCTCCACCGCACAGGAACTCGCCGACTTCGCCGTACCCGCGTTCGCCGACTTCGTCGCCGTCGACCTGCTGGAGCCGGTGCTCAGCACGGAGGGACACGGTGCCTGGCTCACCGACGCCGGCCCGGTCCTCGTCGGGGCGGCGATGCGCCGGGCCGGACTGCGCTCGGTCCGCGAGGGCAGCCCGGAGGCCGCCGCGCAGGTGGGCGACCGGGTCGACTTCGTCCCGCCGCCGCACGACGAGCACCTCCTCACCGAGGGCGCCCCCGTCCTCATCCCGGTCCTCGACCCGTTCGACTCCCGGTGGGCCGCCGAACAGCCCCGCCGGGCGGCCAGCATGCGCGCCTACGGGCTGCACTCGCTGATCTGCGTGCCCATGCGGGCCCGCGACACCGCGCTCGGCCTCGTCACGTTCCTGCGCTCGCGCAACACCGCCTCCTTCCGGCCCGACGACGTCCTCGTCGCCCAGGAACTGGTGGACCGCACAGCGATCTGCGTCGACAACGCCCGCCGCTACACCCGCGAGCACACGGCCGCCGTCACCCTCCAGCGCAGCCTGCTGCCACAGGCCCTGACCGGCGGCACGGCCGTCGAGGTGGCCTCCGCCTACCGTCCGGCCGACCCCACGGACGGCGTCGGCGGCGACTGGTTCGACGTGATCCCGCTGTCCGGCGCCCGCGTCGGACTCGTCGTCGGCGACGTCGTCGGGCACGGCATCGCCGCCGCGGCGGCCATGGGCCGGCTGCGCACCGCCGTACAGACCCTCGCCGACATGGAGCTGCCGCCCGACGAACTCCTCGCGCACCTCGACGACCTGGTCCTGCGGCTCAGCGAGGAGCAGCCCGGGAACGGGACCGGCGCCGCCGACCGGGGCTCGGCCGGCTTCCTCGGCGCGACCTGCCTGTACGCCGTCTACGACCCGGTCACCCGGCGCTGCACGATGGCCCGCGCCGGGCACCCGCCCCCCGTCGTCGTGGCCCCCGACGGACAGGTCTCCTACCCCGAGCCGCCCGCCGGGCCGCCGCTCGGGCTCGGCGGGCTGGCCTTCGAGTCCGCCGAGATCGAACTCGCCGAGCACAGCCTGCTCGGGCTCTACACCAACGGCCTCGTGGAGAGCGAGACCGTCGACGTCGACAGCGGCATGGCCCGGCTGGGCGACCTGCTCGCCCGGCCGGACCTCGACCTCGACGCCCTGTGCTCGTCCGCCGTGCGCGACCTCGTGCCCGGGCAGCAGTCCGACGACATCGCCCTGCTGCTGGCCCGCACCCACGCCCTCGCCGCCGAGAACGTCGTCTCCTGGGACGTGCCCGTCGACCCGGCCGCCGTCGCCGACGTACGGGCCCGCGTCACCCGGCAGATGGCCGCCTGGCACCTCGACGACCTCGCCATGACCACCGAACTCATCGTCAGCGAACTGGTCACCAACGCCATCCGCTACGCCGAACCACCCCTGCGGCTACGGCTGCTGCACGACTCCCGGCTGACCTGCGAGGTCGCCGACGCGAGCAGCACCGCGCCCCGGCTGCGCCACGCCCGCAGCACGGACGAGGGCGGCCGGGGCCTGTTCCTGGTGGCGCAGCTCGCGCACCGCTGGGGCGCCCGCTACACACCCGAGGGCAAGATCATCTGGGCCGAGCAGGAACTGCCCTGA